From Nitrospirota bacterium, the proteins below share one genomic window:
- a CDS encoding cell division protein FtsZ, whose product MFELEEVLNSKRQAARIKVVGVGGAGGNVINNMIASSIREVEFIAINTDAQALETSMAPYKVQIGRSITRGLGAGSKPEAGRDSALEDKDAIAEALDGADMVFITAGMGGGTGTGAAPVVAEMARNTGALTVAVVTKPFFYEGGKRALNAEYGLAELQGKVDTLIVIPNDRISMVVEKGTSLLQSFALINITGGLDLALSDVQEAAAPVFDCADEEANIIVGAVVDPDVNDEVRVTVIATGFKQEEASPVELPQVKKWTGIPREPSTTKGSDRVLAKSLELKAEELAKRHDPLDVPAFLRKSARPDVRSLVR is encoded by the coding sequence ATGTTCGAACTGGAAGAAGTCCTGAACTCCAAAAGGCAGGCCGCCCGCATCAAGGTCGTGGGCGTGGGCGGGGCAGGGGGAAACGTCATCAACAACATGATCGCCTCCAGTATCCGTGAAGTGGAATTCATCGCCATTAATACCGATGCGCAGGCCCTTGAGACCTCCATGGCGCCCTACAAGGTCCAGATAGGAAGGAGCATCACCCGGGGGCTCGGGGCCGGCTCCAAGCCCGAGGCGGGCCGGGACTCCGCCTTGGAGGACAAGGACGCCATTGCCGAGGCCCTGGACGGGGCCGACATGGTCTTCATCACCGCCGGCATGGGAGGGGGCACCGGCACCGGAGCGGCCCCCGTGGTGGCGGAAATGGCCCGGAACACGGGCGCCCTGACCGTCGCCGTGGTGACGAAGCCCTTCTTCTACGAGGGCGGCAAGCGGGCCCTGAACGCCGAGTACGGCCTTGCGGAGCTTCAGGGGAAAGTGGACACCCTGATTGTCATCCCCAACGACCGCATCTCCATGGTGGTGGAGAAGGGCACGTCCCTTCTGCAGTCCTTCGCCCTCATAAACATCACCGGCGGGCTTGACCTGGCCCTCTCCGACGTCCAGGAGGCCGCCGCCCCCGTCTTCGACTGCGCCGACGAGGAGGCCAACATCATCGTGGGCGCCGTGGTGGACCCTGACGTCAATGACGAAGTGCGGGTGACGGTCATCGCCACGGGCTTCAAGCAGGAGGAGGCCTCCCCCGTGGAGCTGCCCCAGGTGAAGAAATGGACCGGCATCCCCCGGGAGCCGTCCACCACGAAGGGGTCCGACAGGGTGCTTGCGAAGTCCCTGGAGCTCAAGGCCGAGGAGCTGGCCAAGCGCCACGACCCTCTTGATGTCCCCGCTTTCCTCAGGAAATCCGCACGGCCGGACGTGAGGTCCCTGGTGCGGTAA
- a CDS encoding DUF3786 domain-containing protein → MASGEERAWELLDALQPEQVSRRAMVRYEEENARYVLPSLGWEFAVSPPRREIAGLTPGAAELRARTRYFLDVSILWYLVGAKEVGRSGRLIRPQDLKGGHHFFTGTHELPLTPLAMKYGADREGFLARARSLGGRQVRYGDAAVELSPMPRIPLTVILWLGDEEFPSRADLLFDSSAALHVPLDINWSLAMMSLIALL, encoded by the coding sequence ATGGCATCGGGAGAAGAGCGGGCCTGGGAGCTCCTTGACGCCCTCCAGCCCGAGCAGGTCTCGCGGAGAGCCATGGTCCGATACGAAGAGGAAAACGCCCGTTACGTCCTGCCCTCCCTGGGATGGGAGTTCGCCGTCTCGCCCCCGCGGCGGGAAATCGCGGGCCTGACCCCCGGGGCCGCGGAGCTGCGGGCCCGGACGCGCTACTTCCTGGACGTGAGCATCCTGTGGTACCTGGTGGGCGCCAAGGAGGTCGGCCGGAGCGGCAGGCTCATACGGCCCCAGGACCTCAAGGGGGGACATCATTTCTTCACCGGCACCCACGAGCTGCCCCTCACCCCCTTGGCCATGAAGTACGGCGCCGACAGGGAGGGTTTCCTCGCGCGCGCCCGCTCCCTGGGGGGCCGGCAGGTGCGCTACGGCGACGCCGCGGTAGAGCTTTCCCCCATGCCCCGCATACCCCTCACCGTCATCCTCTGGCTCGGGGACGAAGAATTCCCGTCCCGGGCGGACCTCCTGTTCGATTCCTCCGCGGCGCTTCACGTGCCGCTGGACATAAACTGGTCTCTGGCCATGATGAGCCTCATCGCACTTCTGTGA
- a CDS encoding diguanylate cyclase → MPGYVVIIEDSASMAELERRYLEREGFRVKTASTGAQALRILEDGGAPDLLIVDYKLPDMSGVDLMQQVKALGMDLPVVVVTAAGNEQVAVSAMKLGAMDYIVKDVATIKQLPGTCREVIRRFELSQKKDHLMEELRRVNTELKAANVRLEDLSRKDDLTGIYNRRYFTERLGYEVARSGRYRTPLSMAFFDLDHFKVVNDTHGHGLGDQVLIQFAGVIRDRIRQTDVLARYGGEEFAVLLTDTPVDRARALADDLRELISRVEFGTPETPVRLTTSAGVAFLDEGMTRESLIETADRSLYQAKQAGRNRVAAVQVEPAGTDGGI, encoded by the coding sequence ATGCCGGGCTACGTCGTCATTATCGAGGACAGCGCCAGCATGGCGGAGCTTGAGAGGCGCTACCTGGAGCGGGAGGGGTTCCGCGTAAAGACGGCCTCCACGGGCGCTCAGGCCCTCCGCATCCTGGAAGACGGCGGGGCGCCGGACCTCCTTATCGTGGACTACAAGCTCCCGGACATGTCCGGCGTGGACCTCATGCAGCAGGTAAAGGCCCTGGGCATGGATCTCCCCGTGGTGGTGGTCACCGCCGCGGGCAACGAGCAGGTGGCCGTCAGCGCCATGAAACTGGGGGCCATGGACTATATCGTCAAGGACGTCGCCACCATAAAGCAGCTTCCCGGCACCTGCCGCGAGGTCATCCGCCGGTTCGAGCTTTCGCAGAAGAAGGACCATCTCATGGAGGAGCTGAGGCGGGTGAACACCGAGTTGAAGGCCGCCAACGTCCGCCTGGAGGACCTTTCCCGCAAGGACGACCTCACCGGCATCTACAACCGCCGCTACTTCACCGAGCGCCTGGGCTACGAGGTGGCCCGCTCGGGCCGTTACCGCACTCCCCTTTCGATGGCTTTCTTCGACCTGGACCACTTCAAGGTGGTAAACGACACCCACGGCCACGGCCTGGGCGACCAGGTGCTCATCCAGTTCGCCGGCGTCATCCGCGACCGCATCCGGCAGACCGACGTGCTGGCCCGCTACGGAGGGGAGGAGTTCGCCGTGCTCCTGACCGACACGCCCGTGGACCGGGCCCGGGCCCTGGCCGACGACCTCCGGGAGCTTATCTCCCGGGTGGAGTTCGGCACGCCGGAAACACCCGTGCGCCTCACCACCAGCGCGGGGGTGGCCTTTCTTGACGAGGGCATGACCCGCGAAAGCCTCATCGAGACCGCCGACAGGAGCCTCTATCAGG
- a CDS encoding radical SAM protein, with protein sequence MSRRLREKALALLGREQGTVFKEPGGKLRVCLLYPNTYRVGMSNLGMQGVYGLLNGRDDVFCERAFLPDAEDMEEYVRTGTELFSLETQTPVGRFDVVAFSTAFENDYPNIIRVLRLSRIPPRAEERTGRHPLVVMGGICAFANPEPLAEFFDLVFVGEAEELLPDFLEACTRAEGREDLLRRAASGIRGVYVPRFYAVDYGPGGLIARRRILWEGAPETIERRFVRDFSRCALRPVVITPDAEFASMYLLEAQRGCPWNCNFCLAGHVFNPPRVKALDAVRAEVEEALARARKVGLIGPSLADYPHKEDVLSIPGVDFSITSLRASPRSAALAALLQGQRSISIAPEAGTQRMREVINKRITEEDILETAGSIFSWGVSRLRLYFMVGLPTERDEDARGIVRLVTAIRGLSARGKIVLTLSTFVPKPSTPFQWHPMEEMRVVKERMKLVKEGLASLPGVSVFHDVPKYAYMQGMLSVGDRRTARALLAIARDEAHWRGASRRAGVDPDFYAMRRKGRDEILPWDFIQAGVSKERLWRAYRSALAHG encoded by the coding sequence GTGAGCAGGCGGCTCAGGGAGAAGGCCCTCGCGCTTTTGGGGAGGGAGCAGGGCACGGTCTTCAAGGAGCCTGGTGGGAAGCTCAGGGTCTGCCTCCTGTATCCCAACACCTACCGCGTGGGCATGTCCAACCTGGGCATGCAGGGCGTCTACGGCCTTCTAAACGGCCGTGACGACGTCTTCTGCGAGAGGGCCTTCCTGCCGGATGCCGAGGACATGGAGGAGTACGTCCGCACGGGGACGGAGCTTTTCTCCTTGGAGACGCAAACGCCGGTGGGCCGCTTCGACGTGGTGGCCTTCTCCACGGCCTTCGAGAACGACTACCCCAATATCATAAGGGTCCTTCGGCTCTCGCGCATCCCGCCCCGGGCGGAGGAGCGCACGGGACGGCACCCCCTCGTTGTGATGGGTGGCATCTGCGCCTTCGCCAACCCCGAGCCCCTGGCGGAGTTCTTCGACCTCGTCTTCGTGGGGGAGGCCGAGGAGCTTCTGCCGGATTTCCTGGAGGCTTGCACAAGGGCGGAGGGGCGGGAGGACCTTCTGCGCCGGGCCGCCTCGGGCATCCGGGGCGTCTATGTGCCGCGCTTCTATGCCGTGGACTACGGCCCCGGTGGGCTCATCGCACGAAGGCGCATCCTCTGGGAGGGCGCCCCCGAGACGATAGAGAGGCGCTTCGTCCGGGACTTCTCCCGGTGCGCCCTCCGGCCCGTCGTCATCACGCCGGATGCGGAGTTCGCCTCGATGTATCTCCTGGAGGCCCAGCGGGGCTGCCCCTGGAACTGTAACTTCTGCCTGGCGGGCCACGTCTTCAATCCCCCGAGGGTGAAGGCCCTGGACGCCGTGCGGGCGGAGGTGGAGGAGGCCCTGGCGAGGGCGCGGAAGGTGGGGCTTATCGGCCCTTCCCTTGCGGACTATCCCCACAAGGAAGATGTCCTCTCCATCCCCGGGGTGGACTTCTCCATCACCTCGCTCCGGGCAAGCCCCCGGAGCGCCGCCCTGGCCGCCCTGCTCCAGGGGCAGCGGAGCATCTCCATAGCGCCGGAGGCCGGCACCCAGCGCATGCGGGAGGTGATAAACAAGAGGATTACGGAAGAGGACATCCTGGAGACGGCCGGGAGCATCTTCTCCTGGGGGGTGAGCCGTCTGAGGCTTTACTTCATGGTGGGCCTCCCCACGGAGAGGGACGAGGACGCCCGGGGCATCGTGCGGCTGGTCACGGCCATACGGGGCCTCTCGGCCAGGGGGAAGATAGTCCTTACCCTTTCCACCTTCGTGCCCAAGCCCTCCACCCCGTTCCAGTGGCATCCCATGGAGGAGATGCGGGTGGTGAAGGAGCGGATGAAGCTCGTCAAGGAGGGGCTGGCCTCCCTCCCCGGGGTGAGCGTCTTTCACGACGTCCCCAAGTACGCCTACATGCAGGGCATGCTCTCGGTGGGGGACCGGAGGACCGCCCGCGCCCTGCTTGCCATTGCCCGGGACGAGGCCCACTGGCGAGGAGCCTCGCGCCGGGCCGGGGTGGACCCGGACTTCTACGCCATGCGCCGGAAGGGCCGGGACGAAATCCTCCCCTGGGACTTCATCCAGGCCGGAGTTTCCAAGGAGCGACTCTGGCGGGCCTACAGGAGTGCTCTGGCTCACGGCTGA